One window from the genome of Helicoverpa zea isolate HzStark_Cry1AcR chromosome 6, ilHelZeax1.1, whole genome shotgun sequence encodes:
- the LOC124631507 gene encoding serine/arginine repetitive matrix protein 2 isoform X3, which produces MYNGIGLTTPRGSGTNGYVQRNWAGVRKTKDSVNYRTEEEIAKLDSASNKQPNREILDHERKRKIEVKCAELEDSLEEQGLPREEIAARVAAFRAKLSTTSAGDKDVPRDEFGRVAVRETHAVAEAQQAKNARLRDAFGISPQFVEGSSLDPERRARDHAARYPLVRTPSHERDTREHPPKRKKKRSTSPEAKKLKKKKSKKNKKEKQESSKKKKKRSKSPDTDSSSSSDAQDSDSASSDDERQKKKKKKKSSSRRRGSSEPSSRDSSPVKYSKEKQRDRVVEERNNDVQYRKADREREERTKKYDKREEPAARESRHDSRHPRRHRSASRQPDTSPEYRQRSYITKIENKKREPSVEPERRKSSKRSKHDRQRSSPESESEPAPKSRSEKRSKKNYARESSSSPPPEKRRRKSSSPEYRKREETYYNKKETIRENSKNHREERDDRRAPRRSESPGYRHSRREESHPRKEKDAKYEKNNKNNHERYEEAPPKRKDRELNDDKPRRKKERSVSRDKRDTSPEYKERSPVSKSYKNRESRKENDRPHKSSRSEKRYSSSESDSEPPARQKAEKSSKNKARYYKERSESPPQREQRKRSPSPEHSKRKESPPHKSKTDKYKSSRKSVENKRESSRPSRKSPSPEERSRRKPSPSRSKSPTARKSSKKEKRKSVTPVKKSKKSPERRTCERRSSPAKGEHRERPDKERNHDRKDSHKDRSRSRSARKSRSTSSLSYSPARRSPERYRDIIEKLPEKDKRKYIKSPSDLHPKKKKKSKDTTENYKPKAVCMRSSSSEHDDSEVEFLRLDDRDRQEELDFKELNRLKERLAQLAKVSMERRRQEDEDGPSTSQGPSTRSEPKPKESDAEKPKRKSPSPAEEVKEKSPVQPVEVKKSPEQAKPPSPKQEKSPPVNVESSPEVKAKAAGSTARRRWSRSSSRSTKSRSRNKTRSRSRSRSRSRSSRSRSRSYSSSRRSRSSRSSSYSSRSSSRSSRSTSRSTRSSRSSESRARTRSRSPSIPRRAGSPSFLDRRRITRKKSRKYSTSSEDTSSSSG; this is translated from the exons ATGTATAATGGAATTGGTTTAACAACGCCACGAGGCTCAGGTACGAATGGCTATGTTCAAAGAAATTGGGCGGGAGTCCGAAAGACCAAAGACTCGGTGAATTATCGAACAGAAGAAGAAATAGCCAAGTTGGATTCTGCGTCGAACAAACAGCCAAACCGAGAAATATTGGACCATGAGAGGAAGAGGAAAATAGAGGTGAAATGCGCGGAACTTGAGGATAGCTTGGAGGAGCAGGG GTTGCCGAGGGAGGAGATCGCGGCGCGCGTGGCCGCCTTCCGGGCGAAGCTGTCCACCACCAGCGCCGGCGATAAGGACGTGCCCCGGGACGAGTTCGGGAGAGTAGC cgTTCGCGAGACACACGCGGTGGCAGAGGCACAGCAAGCTAAGAACGCTCGGCTACGAGACGCGTTCGGTATCTCGCCGCAATTCGTGGAGGGGTCCAGCCTGGACCCCGAGCGCCGAGCCCGCGACCACGCGGCGAGGTACCCGCTTGTTCGCACGCCCAGCCACGAGCGAGACACCAGGGAACATCCCCctaagaggaagaagaagagaag TACGTCACCAGAAGCAAAAAAGTTGAAGAAGAAAAAGtcgaaaaagaataaaaaagagAA ACAAGAGTCCagtaagaagaaaaagaaacgtTCCAAGTCTCCTGACACTGACAGTTCCAGTTCATCCGATGCACAAGACAGCGATTCCGCCTCCTCCGACGATGAAcgacagaaaaagaaaaaaaag AAAAAGTCGAGCAGCAGACGTCGCGGCAGCAGCGAGCCTTCGAGCCGTGACAG TTCCCCAGTGAAATACTCGAAAGAGAAGCAACGGGATCGCGTCGTTGAAGAGAGGAATAATGATGTCCAATATAGAAAGGCAGATCGGGAACGTGAAGAGCGAACCAAGAAGTACGACAAACGTGAGGAGCCAGCCGCGCGGGAGTCGCGACACGACTCGCGGCATCCGCGCCGACACCGCTCCGCCTCGCGCCAGCCCGACACCTCGCCCGAGTACCGACAGCGCTCCTACATCACCAAGATAGAAAACAAGAAACGGGAACCCTCCGTAGAACCAGAACGACGTAAAAGTTCCAAACGATCCAAGCACGACCGCCAACGATCGTCGCCAGAGTCAGAATCTGAACCCGCGCCTAAATCGAGGTCAGAAAAGAGAAGCAAAAAGAACTACGCCAGAGAGTCCAGTTCGTCGCCACCGCCAGAAAAGAGGCGGCGGAAGAGCTCTTCCCCAGAATATAGAAAGAGGGAAGAAACTTATTACAATAAGAAAGAAACCATCAGAGAAAATAGCAAAAATCATAGAGAAGAGAGAGATGACCGGAGAGCCCCCAGGAGAAGTGAATCTCCCGGTTACAGACATAGCAGGCGCGAGGAGTCACACCCCAGGAAAGAAAAAGATGCCAAATatgaaaagaataataaaaataatcatgaaCGTTACGAAGAAGCGCCGCCCAAGCGGAAAGATAGAGAATTAAATGATGACAAACCGCGAAGGAAGAAGGAACGCAGTGTTTCTCGGGACAAGAGGGATACGTCTCCGGAATACAAGGAGCGCTCACCAGTCAGCAAGAGTTATAAAAACAGAGAATCTCGTAAAGAAAACGATAGACCACACAAAAGTTCTCGATCCGAAAAAAGGTATTCATCATCCGAGTCGGATTCCGAACCACCGGCTAGACAGAAAGCTGAGaaaagttctaaaaataaaGCTCGCTACTACAAAGAGCGAAGTGAGTCTCCACCGCAGAGGGAACAGCGCAAACGAAGCCCGTCTCCCGAACACAGCAAGAGGAAAGAATCACCGCCCCATAAGAGCAAAACAGACAAATACAAATCAAGTCGGAAATCTGTAGAAAACAAACGCGAAAGCAGCAGACCAAGTAGAAAGTCCCCATCACCTGAAGAGAGGTCGCGACGCAAACCGTCGCCAAGTCGGTCGAAATCTCCGACAGCGCGAAAAAGctcaaagaaagaaaaacgaaAGAGTGTAACTCCTGTTAAGAAGAGCAAGAAGTCACCGGAGCGACGTACTTGTGAACGTCGCTCGTCGCCAGCTAAAGGCGAACATAGAGAGAGACCAGACAAGGAGAGGAACCATGACCGAAAAGATTCACATAAGGATCGGTCGAGGTCCCGGTCTGCACGCAAGAGTCGCAGCACCTCCAGCCTCAGCTACTCGCCCGCTCGCCGCAGCCCTGAGCGTTACCGCGACATCATAGAGAAGTTACCAGAAAAAGACAAACGCAAATACATCAAATCACCATCGGACTTACATcccaaaaagaagaagaaaagtaAAGATACAACTGAGAATTACAAACCTAAAGCCGTTTGTATGCGAAGCTCGTCCAGCGAACATGACGATTCAGAAGTCGAGTTCTTGCGATTAGACGACAGAGATCGACAGGAGGAGTTGGATTTCAAGGAGCTGAATAGACTGAAAGAAAGACTGGCTCAGTTAGCTAAAGTGTCGATGGAGCGCAGGAGACAAGAGGATGAGGACGGTCCTTCAACATCGCAAGGTCCTTCAACGCGTAGTGAACCCAAGCCTAAGGAGAGCGATGCTGAGAAACCTAAAAGGAAAAGTCCTAGCCCTGCAGAGGAAGTGAAAGAAAAGTCACCTGTGCAACCAGTGGAAGTTAAAAAGAGTCCGGAGCAGGCAAAACCTCCGTCTCCTAAACAAGAAAAGAGTCCTCCTGTGAACGTGGAGTCTTCGCCCGAAGTGAAGGCGAAGGCGGCGGGCAGCACGGCGCGGCGGCGCTGGTCGCGCTCGTCGTCGCGCTCGACCAAGTCGCGCTCGCGCAACAAGACGCGCTCGCGGTCGCGGTCACGATCTCGCTCGAGGTCGTCGAGGTCAAGGTCGCGGTCATATTCTTCGTCAAG GCGGTCTCGCTCAAGTCGTTCGTCTTCGTACAGCAGTCGCAGTAGCTCTCGCTCTTCGCGCAGCACCTCTCGCTCCACGCGCTCGTCTAG ATCCAGTGAGTCGCGAGCGCGGACGCGATCTCGCTCGCCCTCCATACCGCGCCGCGCTGGCTCGCCCAGCTTCCTGGATAGGCGGCGGATCACGAG AAAAAAGTCGCGAAAATATAGCACGAGTTCTGAAGACACAAGTAGTAGCTCCGGGTAG